ACACTTGGGAAACCAACTAATCCTACATCGGCTAATACTTTTAATTCAAGAATGACATTTCTCTCTTTACCTGGCTCTCCATTTTCTGAAAGCTCCGGTGCTGGATTTGCAGGTGTAGCAAAACGCGTATTCCCACGCCCTCCGCGTCCACCTTTAGCAATCACTGCGCGCTGGCCGTGCTCAACTAAATCAGCAATCGTTTCGTTCGTATCTTCATCCAACACAACGGTACCTGGTGGAACTTTTACAATCATCGGCTCAGCGTTACGTCCGTGCTGTCCTTTTGACATTCCATGTTCACCACGGCTTGCTTTAAAGTGACGCTTATAGCGGAAATCCATCAGCGTACGTAATCCTTCTTCTACTTCAAAAATGACATCTGCACCGTGACCACCGTCACCACCTGCAGGACCTCCTTTTGGTACGTACTTTTCGCGACGGAAGGCAACCATTCCATTTCCTCCGTCGCCACCTTTTACATATACCTTGACCTGATCTACAAACATTTCTTTTTCACTCCGTTCTATATCTTAGCTCTTGCCATAGCAAAAGCGCTTTTAACTTATTGTGAGCATAAGGCTAAATTCATCTTCAGACATATGCTGTTCAACCAATGCAGCTCCTTGAGCGCACTCATAACATTGTAGCTTGTTTTGTAGCTTCTGTATATCTGTTAGTATTCCACTAAAGTCAAAAAAGAAACGAATTCCCTGTTCTTCAATGCATACTGAAATACTCAAATAGTTTTCTGCATGATAATCAACATATTTTTCGAGTGCTTCTGTCAAATAGCAACACCAGTTGTATACGAACTCATCGTATTGTGATAAATCCTTCAATTCTCCAAGCACTTCCACATCTAAGCGAACAGCATGGTTATTCCAATGATAGGTCATAACAAAGCCCGCAAACAGTCGCATATTGATGTTTGTTAACTTGGATTCATGTTTGGATTCATTTACAATTTCTTCAATGATTTCATTCGCTCGATCAAGCCGATTCAACGCTAGATTGCCTTTGATTAATTGCAGCTTATTTAACCAATCATGCCGCGCGTATCTTAATACCTCTACGACATCCCATTCTTTTTCCATCTTAGCACTCCTAACTTTGACTCGAGCATAAGTATTTCACAACGCTGACAAACATCTCGTATCAATCTTCTTAGATATGTTCGATTATAACAAATTCCAATGGGTAATAGGTGAAATATTCTACAAAAAGAAAACTCTAACCTACTTGGGTTAGAGTTTTCTTTTTGTATCTTATGCTTCTTGAGCAACAGGGTATACAGATACTTTTTTACGGTCACGACCGAAACGTTCAAATTTAACGATACCGTCGATTTGAGCGAATAAAGTATCATCTCCACCACGACCTACGTTTGCACCTGGGTAAATTTTAGTACCGCGTTGACGGTATAAAATTGAACCACCAGATACGAATTGGCCATCAGCACGTTTAGCACCAAGACGTTTCGAGATTGAATCACGACCGTTTTTAGTACTACCTACTCCTTTTTTAGAAGCGAAGAATTGAAGGTCTAATCTTACTAACATGACATCCACCTCCTGTTTAGTTGTCGTTAATTTTTATATAATTACTGTAATCTAATTCGATCGTTTTCAGTGAAACAACCATACCTTCTAATAGCAATTGAATCTGTTCCAATGTGAACGAATCCACATCTTTCGGAATCTCACAACGGAGATAGCCACCATCTCCACCTTGCTCTAAGTGCGGTTCAACCCCACTTATTGAAAAGATAGCATTAATTGTTCCAAATGAAACTGCAGATGCTCCCGCACAAACAAGATCTTTTCCGTGTTCGGAAAAGTCAGCATGTCCACTCATCGTGAACCCGTCAACTTTCTTATTTGCATCACGAGAAATCGTCACCTTAATCATTTGTTATAATTACGCGTTGATAGCGTCGATTACAACTTTTGTGTAAGGTTGACGGTGACCTTGCTTACGACGATAGTTTTTCTTTGCTTTGTATTTAAATACAGTGATCTTTTTAGCGCGACCTTGTTTTTCAACTTTAGCCGTAACTGTTGCACCTTCTACGAAAGGAACACCAACTTTCACGCTGTCGCCACCTACAAATAATACTTTGTCAAAAGTAACTGTTTCGCCTTGTTCACCAGCAAGTTTTTCAACGTAGATTGCTTGACCAGCCTCTACTTTAATTTGCTTACCACCAGTTTCAATAATTGCGTACATTCTCTGCACCTCCTCTAAAAACTAAGACTCGCCATCACAGGTGTTCAAGTGAACTTAAAACCTGTTCTGAGCGGTTGTAGCACGGGTGCTACAAACCAACATATTAAATCTTACTACAAATCAAAGGTTAGTGTCAATTGGAATTCATGTTTTCTTCTAAAAATTTATATAGAAGCAGAGACCCTTTTTTGAATCTGCTCTTTCGACCCCAATTGACGCAAAACAAATGCGTTTGTATAATCATCGTTTGGCGTAAGATATACGGTTTTTTTAACCATTTTCTCTAGAGCTTTGAGAAACCCTTGAGCTTTCATTTCATTTATAACATCACTTCGCGTCTCAATCCAAATAGCCTCTTCTTCCGCGCCGCGATGTTCCCAAATTACACGTTCAATTTGAAAAGCAACCGTTTTGGAATCAATCATTTTACCGGTTCCTTCACATACTTCACAAGGCATAGTTAATGTTGACCCAATGCTATTGCGCACTTTCTTCCGCGTTAATTGCAATATGCCGAGCTCTGTAAAGCCAACTACATTCGTCCGCACTTCATCTTGTTCACATAGCTTTTTCATATACCTTTCTACTTCTGTCCGATCTTCTTTATGAGACATATTTATAAAATCAATTAAGATCATGCCGCCTAAGTGACGTAATTGCATCTGTTTGGACAGTTCATACGCAGCTTCCATATTTGTTTGAAGCATCGTCTTTCGAATATTATCTTTTCCTGAAAACTTCCCCGTGTTCACGTCTACGACCGTCATCGCTTCCGTTTCGTCAATAACGATATAACCTCCACTTTTGAGCCACACGATTCGCTTTAAAAGCTTCTCTATTTGCCGTTCCACATCATAAAAGGAGAAAATATTTTCATTTCCTTTATAGTACTCTATTGACGAGTTAGGGTAGGCAGCTTGAAAATGTTGATATAGGTCAAAGTCATCTACTACTATCCCGTCAATTCCTTGTTGAAGTGCAGCTTGCACTCTTGTTTCGAGAAAATCTTGTCCTTTGCTGACTAGGGCAGGAGCTTTCATTCCCTGTGTCTGTCGTTCAAGGCGCTCATATTTCTTCTGTAGCTCTTTTATTTTGTGTTGGACCGCAGCTTCTGATTTTTCCTCAATCGCTGTTCGAAATAAAAAGCCTTCCATCCCCTGTTTTAACCGCTCGCCAAGCTGTTTCCACTGTTGGCGTTTTGGCTCATCTATTTTTTTGGATACAGCGACATAGTTTCCGTGCGGTAAATATACAAGCTCATCAGAAGAAAATTCAATAATACCCGTCAGCTTCGGCCCTTTTGTTCCAATGCCTTCTTTTACAACTTGAACCAATACTTTTTCTCCTTCACGAATAAAAGCAGACATCGGCTGCTGATCCTTGTGAGGATTATCTGACTGCTGATAGGATACAAGTTCATTTCGATGAATAAATCCGTTCATTGATAAACCAATATCGATAAAGGCTGCTTGCATATGCGGCAGGACTTTTACGACTTTACCCCAATATATATCACCAATAATTTGATTCTCGCTTTGTTCTTCTAAATATATTTTTTCTAGTGTTTTATCGTTTATCACGGCTATACGTTTGGAAGAAGTAGCCGCGTTAATGATACATGCCTTCACATACATTGCCTCACTTTAATCTAAATTCATAGGAAAAAGTTCGGTCAGTGCAACCGAACTTTTTTCATTCTATTCTATGTTACTAGAAATCAGTAAACTGTTACAAGTTCATCTAGTGGGCTATTTGTTCTTTTTTCTACAAAGTAAGCGTGTAAAAGTTCATTTTCATCAATTTGTACATGCTCGCCTGTTTGAGATGTAGCAATAATCATATGCTTACAACCTCTTTGGAATTTTTGCAGGACTTGATGGAGCGTCTCACTGGTTGATACACTTAGCGTTTTTAAAACTCCAATTGGATGCTCTTTTCCATGATACCTCTCCAACAAAAAGCGCATGTAGACAAATTGCCTGCTCTTCCATTCCAAATATCCGGATATAATTAAAAATGAAATAACAATCCATAAGTGCAGCTGAAAAGGATGCATAATGACGGCGTATATAATACCGATAGCTAAAAAAAACGTTGATAACCGGAGTGCAAGCTTATGCGCTTCTAAAAATGGTAAAGAACGACTGCACATTAAAAAAAGCAGCTTCCCTCCGTCCAATGGCCAAATGGGCAAAAGGTTAAACAGTAAAATTACTGTGCATTGAAACATAAATTGCTCATACGTTTCCAAAGACAACACATTTATTTTCATTAATAAGAAAGCAGCTCCAAACATCCAAAGATGCTGAAGAGGTCCACTTATTGTCACAATAAACTCTTCTCGAAATGGACGATTACCATGTTCATCTACTTCTGCTACTCCTCCAAAAGGTAAGAGCATAATTCTACGAATTCGCCAAGAAAAACACTGAGCCGCTACGGCGTGGCCCAGTTCATGAATAATTACAATAATAAATAACAAAAAAAGCTGCTTTACCGTAGCCGTTAAGATACCAATTACGAAAATCCCCCAAAACAATGGATGAATGTGAATTTTCATTAATAACGAAAAAGCACTATTCAAATTGAATCACCTGACTAGGATCCACAAACTTATCGCCTTTTTTAATAGCAAAATAGAACGTTCCAGCATCGCCTTTTTTACTGTTTTCCACAATTCCTACTTCTTTGCCTTTATTCACAAAATCATACATGCTAACATTGATTTTTTTGAGCTGTCCATACCAAGTTTCAGTTCCATCGGCATGTTGAATGATAACGGTATTCCCAGTATCATCACGTTTTCCTACATACCTTACAATACCTTCACTCATTGCTTCTACAACAGAATCCACTCCTGTTTGAACCGTCACGCCTTGCTTACTTTGAGCAAATGTTTCCGTTACTTTCCCTGAAGCTGGAGTAGCGTATTCTCCGCTTACACTTTGCTCCGTTTTGCTAGACTCCTTATTCGGCAGTAGCGTTAACGGCTTCCCAAACTTATCTTCATACCAAGAGGAAACAGCTGCAAACTGAAATTCTTTATCCATTGTTTGTTGAACCACCACTCTGGCCTGTTCAAAAGCAGGAGAAGCGTTCTTGAACATAATCCCTACAATTAACACTAAGCAGGCCGAAGCTAAAATTTTAAATAAAAAGCGTTCTTTTCGAAATAACGGGTGATATTCCTTTGCTGATGGTGTGTATTCAACCGCAGAATAATCCATCGATCCATATTTTTCTTCTTCACTCATTAAGGACGTATGAAGAGGTTCTTGAGGAAGACGCTTCGTTGTATTTAATTGTTTTCGCTTGCGCTCAGCAATTCGTTTACGGATTTCATCAGCACGTCGATTCATGATTCATCATTCTCCTTGTTCTTATCGTATAATCAACTATATGACTTGTCCGTGGAGCTTATGACAGCTTGACTCTACAAAATCACACAAATAAAAAAAGCTTCCTCTATCGGAAGCTTTTTAAGAACGAACACCAAAGAATCGTTTAATACGTGCAAACATTCCCTTATCTTCTTCATCTAACGATTGAAGAGGAACCGTTTCACCTAGAATACGTCTTGCAATATTACGATATGCAATTGATGCTTTGCTTGATGGATCCATGACAATTGGTTCACCGTTGTTAGAAGCACGAATAACATTTTCATCGTCAGCAACGATTCCAATTAAATCAACAGCCAGAAGCTGAGAAATTTCTTCCACGTCCAGCATGTCTCCATTTTTCATCATATGACTACGGATTCGGTTAATAACCAGTTTTGGAGATTCGATATCCTCTTGCTCCAATAATCCAATAATACGGTCAGCATCACGAACAGCTGAAACTTCCGGTGTTGTCACAACGAGTGCCTTATCAGCGCCAGCTACGGCATTCTTATAGCCTTGTTCAATACCAGCTGGGCAATCAATAACCACATAGTCATAGTCTTGCTTTAACTGAAGAACTAACTCTCGCATTTGTTCTGGTTGAACAGCTGTTTTGTCACTCGTTTGAGCAGCAGGAAGTAAGTACAAACATTCAAAACGCTTGTCCTTAATCAAGGCTTTTTGCGGTTGGCATCGACCTTCTACCACGTCTACAAGATCATA
The genomic region above belongs to Priestia megaterium and contains:
- a CDS encoding Spo0B C-terminal domain-containing protein translates to MEKEWDVVEVLRYARHDWLNKLQLIKGNLALNRLDRANEIIEEIVNESKHESKLTNINMRLFAGFVMTYHWNNHAVRLDVEVLGELKDLSQYDEFVYNWCCYLTEALEKYVDYHAENYLSISVCIEEQGIRFFFDFSGILTDIQKLQNKLQCYECAQGAALVEQHMSEDEFSLMLTIS
- the rplU gene encoding 50S ribosomal protein L21 → MYAIIETGGKQIKVEAGQAIYVEKLAGEQGETVTFDKVLFVGGDSVKVGVPFVEGATVTAKVEKQGRAKKITVFKYKAKKNYRRKQGHRQPYTKVVIDAINA
- the minD gene encoding septum site-determining protein MinD; the encoded protein is MGEAIVVTSGKGGVGKTTTSANLGTALALAGKRVCLVDTDIGLRNLDVVMGLENRIIYDLVDVVEGRCQPQKALIKDKRFECLYLLPAAQTSDKTAVQPEQMRELVLQLKQDYDYVVIDCPAGIEQGYKNAVAGADKALVVTTPEVSAVRDADRIIGLLEQEDIESPKLVINRIRSHMMKNGDMLDVEEISQLLAVDLIGIVADDENVIRASNNGEPIVMDPSSKASIAYRNIARRILGETVPLQSLDEEDKGMFARIKRFFGVRS
- a CDS encoding M50 family metallopeptidase, yielding MNSAFSLLMKIHIHPLFWGIFVIGILTATVKQLFLLFIIVIIHELGHAVAAQCFSWRIRRIMLLPFGGVAEVDEHGNRPFREEFIVTISGPLQHLWMFGAAFLLMKINVLSLETYEQFMFQCTVILLFNLLPIWPLDGGKLLFLMCSRSLPFLEAHKLALRLSTFFLAIGIIYAVIMHPFQLHLWIVISFLIISGYLEWKSRQFVYMRFLLERYHGKEHPIGVLKTLSVSTSETLHQVLQKFQRGCKHMIIATSQTGEHVQIDENELLHAYFVEKRTNSPLDELVTVY
- a CDS encoding ribosomal-processing cysteine protease Prp; this translates as MIKVTISRDANKKVDGFTMSGHADFSEHGKDLVCAGASAVSFGTINAIFSISGVEPHLEQGGDGGYLRCEIPKDVDSFTLEQIQLLLEGMVVSLKTIELDYSNYIKINDN
- a CDS encoding M23 family metallopeptidase, which produces MNRRADEIRKRIAERKRKQLNTTKRLPQEPLHTSLMSEEEKYGSMDYSAVEYTPSAKEYHPLFRKERFLFKILASACLVLIVGIMFKNASPAFEQARVVVQQTMDKEFQFAAVSSWYEDKFGKPLTLLPNKESSKTEQSVSGEYATPASGKVTETFAQSKQGVTVQTGVDSVVEAMSEGIVRYVGKRDDTGNTVIIQHADGTETWYGQLKKINVSMYDFVNKGKEVGIVENSKKGDAGTFYFAIKKGDKFVDPSQVIQFE
- the rpmA gene encoding 50S ribosomal protein L27, with the protein product MLVRLDLQFFASKKGVGSTKNGRDSISKRLGAKRADGQFVSGGSILYRQRGTKIYPGANVGRGGDDTLFAQIDGIVKFERFGRDRKKVSVYPVAQEA
- a CDS encoding Rne/Rng family ribonuclease, coding for MYVKACIINAATSSKRIAVINDKTLEKIYLEEQSENQIIGDIYWGKVVKVLPHMQAAFIDIGLSMNGFIHRNELVSYQQSDNPHKDQQPMSAFIREGEKVLVQVVKEGIGTKGPKLTGIIEFSSDELVYLPHGNYVAVSKKIDEPKRQQWKQLGERLKQGMEGFLFRTAIEEKSEAAVQHKIKELQKKYERLERQTQGMKAPALVSKGQDFLETRVQAALQQGIDGIVVDDFDLYQHFQAAYPNSSIEYYKGNENIFSFYDVERQIEKLLKRIVWLKSGGYIVIDETEAMTVVDVNTGKFSGKDNIRKTMLQTNMEAAYELSKQMQLRHLGGMILIDFINMSHKEDRTEVERYMKKLCEQDEVRTNVVGFTELGILQLTRKKVRNSIGSTLTMPCEVCEGTGKMIDSKTVAFQIERVIWEHRGAEEEAIWIETRSDVINEMKAQGFLKALEKMVKKTVYLTPNDDYTNAFVLRQLGSKEQIQKRVSASI